One segment of Leptospirillum ferrooxidans C2-3 DNA contains the following:
- a CDS encoding MFS transporter → MSDSPRIQRLPETKSSMTIIPILSANRFLRGIAQGFLIVWFLPDLHLLGWSPVNAGIALSSGLLFDFLLTLAIGRIADRRRGIPILVSGELLTMTPCLFFLWNHHPVWIWIAAALSGLGQRSNGSPGPFTPAEQTTILKTIHLERLFSTVSSNLAAGLSGMAIGGLSGAFLPHGMKIFPLENLKGLLLLMIASSLLNIFLLRKAGVLEETKIKGRSVDHPNSPLLPGEKKSLLLLATSNALFGLSMGITDPSISYWFMLRFQMGPQTISLVLGISFLAAALFSALLARKHHHSHLLRATVLLQFLAVISLFLMPLPSSFGWACALFTLRFACLRGPGGIRQALAGQLVRPEHAGWAQSIHLSSLGVAAVFGPALAGLFWKKGMVNTPLYMGAAFGVLSLILFLILYRTSVMRPPSASLPSP, encoded by the coding sequence TTGAGCGATTCACCCCGAATCCAGAGACTCCCCGAAACAAAGTCCTCCATGACCATTATCCCGATCCTCTCTGCAAATCGGTTTTTGAGAGGGATCGCCCAGGGCTTCCTGATCGTCTGGTTTCTGCCTGATCTCCATCTGTTGGGCTGGTCTCCTGTCAATGCGGGTATCGCCCTTTCTTCCGGACTGCTCTTCGATTTTCTATTGACGTTGGCCATTGGCCGGATCGCGGATCGGAGAAGGGGGATTCCCATCCTTGTATCAGGCGAGCTCCTGACCATGACGCCATGCCTTTTTTTTCTCTGGAACCACCATCCGGTCTGGATCTGGATTGCAGCGGCTCTTTCGGGACTTGGACAAAGGTCCAATGGATCCCCGGGCCCTTTTACACCGGCGGAACAGACGACCATCCTCAAGACCATTCACCTCGAACGCCTTTTCTCCACGGTCAGCAGCAATCTGGCAGCAGGGCTCTCCGGTATGGCAATCGGTGGCCTGTCCGGAGCATTTCTGCCTCATGGAATGAAAATTTTCCCTCTGGAAAATCTCAAGGGACTTCTTCTTCTGATGATTGCATCTTCCCTCCTGAATATTTTCCTTTTGAGGAAGGCAGGAGTCCTTGAGGAAACAAAGATAAAGGGGAGGTCTGTCGATCATCCCAACTCCCCCCTTCTCCCCGGTGAAAAAAAGAGCCTGCTTCTGCTTGCGACATCGAATGCTCTTTTCGGGCTTTCCATGGGAATCACCGATCCCTCGATCTCATACTGGTTCATGCTCAGGTTCCAGATGGGACCACAAACCATTTCACTCGTTCTGGGAATTTCCTTTCTGGCAGCTGCCCTTTTTTCCGCTCTTCTTGCCCGCAAGCACCATCATTCCCATCTGCTAAGAGCTACAGTCCTGCTCCAGTTCCTGGCAGTCATCTCTCTTTTTCTGATGCCACTTCCATCATCCTTTGGATGGGCATGCGCACTTTTCACACTCCGATTTGCCTGTCTTCGGGGGCCTGGTGGGATCAGACAGGCCCTTGCCGGACAACTGGTCAGGCCGGAGCATGCCGGATGGGCCCAAAGCATCCATCTCTCCTCCCTTGGAGTGGCTGCCGTTTTTGGCCCGGCACTGGCCGGTCTGTTCTGGAAAAAAGGAATGGTCAACACTCCCCTTTATATGGGAGCGGCTTTCGGGGTTCTCTCCCTGATTCTTTTTCTCATTCTCTATCGAACATCCGTCATGAGACCTCCGTCTGCTTCCCTCCCGTCCCCCTGA
- a CDS encoding glycosyltransferase family 9 protein gives MASNPEKKADDRRFEEHRDQDPSSIADLLPDGMSGDIIVSKFSGWGSLVTIIPLLDAIKNRFPESGIILLTHRKNEEFAKILPQITRTILFSNPGLGHFLKSPLQFWKKIRILRKGKPTVFIDLQIHTHQSLSMILSLASGASIRVGLKSKPSRSRDRFLTHSIYFNRHQPLSTVFRQIGNLLGLGPLAQSPKIPILFSFREQERVLEKLNLPDPQKRLLVINPNASKLSHERRWPRAHFIRLLELFFQRFPDTNVVFPGSPGEYQYNEPILKAFSGSRHFMRNVAGRLTLQETAILLKKASLFLTNDSGPLHLALALGTPTVAMFGPTHPDLVLYRPNPPKSIFLYEPIYCSPCLHQTPTPPCAGDNKCIQAISPESVLFAMESLLTSPKKDPGPQEWRFNPARYSPQNERHTPGLIQDSPVKIKTL, from the coding sequence ATGGCAAGCAATCCCGAAAAAAAAGCGGATGACCGTCGTTTTGAAGAGCACCGCGATCAGGATCCTTCCTCCATAGCGGACCTTCTCCCGGACGGAATGTCGGGCGATATCATTGTCTCCAAATTTTCCGGATGGGGAAGTCTGGTCACAATCATTCCGCTTCTAGATGCCATCAAGAATCGTTTTCCCGAATCCGGCATTATTCTTCTGACACATAGAAAAAATGAGGAATTCGCAAAAATATTGCCCCAGATTACAAGAACCATCCTGTTTTCCAATCCGGGACTTGGTCATTTTCTAAAGTCCCCTCTCCAGTTCTGGAAAAAAATTCGCATCCTCCGAAAGGGAAAACCAACGGTCTTTATCGATTTGCAGATCCACACACATCAATCACTCTCGATGATTCTCTCCCTCGCGAGCGGAGCATCGATACGGGTGGGATTGAAAAGCAAGCCCAGCCGGTCGAGGGACCGATTTCTCACCCATTCCATCTATTTCAACAGACACCAGCCCCTGTCCACCGTCTTCAGGCAGATTGGAAACCTTCTGGGACTTGGACCCTTAGCACAATCCCCCAAGATACCAATTCTTTTTTCTTTCAGAGAACAGGAACGCGTTCTCGAAAAACTGAACCTTCCGGATCCACAGAAAAGACTTCTGGTCATCAATCCCAATGCATCAAAACTTTCTCATGAGCGTCGTTGGCCAAGGGCTCATTTCATCCGCCTGCTCGAACTGTTTTTCCAAAGGTTTCCGGATACCAACGTTGTCTTTCCCGGAAGCCCCGGAGAATACCAATACAACGAACCCATACTCAAAGCCTTCTCCGGCTCCCGACATTTCATGAGAAACGTGGCCGGACGACTGACCCTTCAGGAAACGGCGATCCTTCTCAAAAAAGCCTCCCTCTTCCTGACAAACGACAGTGGGCCCCTTCATCTGGCACTTGCCCTGGGAACCCCCACGGTCGCGATGTTCGGTCCAACCCATCCGGATCTTGTCCTTTACCGGCCCAATCCCCCCAAAAGCATTTTTCTTTATGAACCTATCTATTGCAGCCCCTGCCTCCACCAGACACCAACACCTCCCTGCGCTGGGGATAACAAATGCATTCAGGCGATCTCCCCGGAATCGGTCCTCTTTGCCATGGAATCGCTTCTGACCTCTCCCAAAAAAGATCCGGGACCGCAGGAATGGCGTTTCAATCCGGCAAGATACTCTCCACAAAATGAGAGGCATACCCCGGGACTCATCCAGGACTCCCCAGTGAAGATAAAGACCCTTTGA
- a CDS encoding cytochrome b/b6 domain-containing protein, translated as MDTDTKSDMKTMKIWEPGLRIWHWANALSILLLLETSFLFDWHKELGLSKETSGLFKKTHWVVGLVFAGFFLYRFFLLFRGKTFSRVKDLRITEKGQSVLGVLRHEISIHKNPPKDQNGQPMEPPEPGHNRLGRFLYIPLLFILLPLQIVTGVLWGSLNWGYWPVPALHNMDHATRKSIDDLLSNIHSTGMYIIVAIVILHIGGVIMSELTFGTNLLSSMIHGKKNLPPQAMMEYEKILEEGNASD; from the coding sequence TTGGACACTGATACAAAATCCGATATGAAAACCATGAAGATTTGGGAGCCAGGCTTACGGATATGGCATTGGGCAAATGCCCTTTCCATCCTCCTCCTTCTGGAAACATCCTTTCTGTTCGACTGGCACAAGGAACTGGGTCTTTCCAAAGAAACCTCCGGACTCTTCAAAAAAACCCACTGGGTCGTTGGACTTGTCTTCGCAGGATTTTTTCTTTATCGCTTTTTTCTTCTCTTCCGGGGGAAAACCTTCAGCCGCGTCAAAGATCTCAGGATTACCGAAAAAGGACAGTCGGTCCTGGGAGTGCTGCGACACGAAATCAGCATTCACAAAAATCCGCCCAAAGATCAAAATGGACAGCCGATGGAACCACCAGAACCTGGCCACAACCGTCTTGGGCGATTCCTTTATATTCCCCTTCTGTTCATCCTCCTGCCTCTCCAGATTGTCACAGGGGTCCTATGGGGAAGTCTCAATTGGGGCTACTGGCCGGTTCCGGCTCTCCACAATATGGATCATGCCACCAGAAAATCCATTGATGATCTTCTCTCAAACATCCACAGCACCGGAATGTATATCATTGTCGCGATTGTCATCCTCCATATCGGTGGCGTTATCATGAGCGAATTGACATTCGGAACGAATCTTCTCTCGTCGATGATTCATGGAAAGAAGAATCTTCCTCCACAGGCTATGATGGAATATGAAAAAATTCTGGAAGAAGGGAATGCTTCGGATTGA
- a CDS encoding carboxypeptidase-like regulatory domain-containing protein, with translation MKKTRLPLSSPLSMSIVLVALTLFSLSACQTLQGSLPSNGERTRISGKLISEGLPINHATIFLKGSGTRTNRELLTRADGSFEADLLPGHYALSTQPVGYCPIKGSINVPKNPGQPVPLRIELVRVSFIHCGQGTIILSGKAIDNEGKHLTKPALLSGIINGLSAPKSGTASPTLSFFLTAEGPGETTREISLDPTGRFIAPPMVAGRYILDLVFSGFCPVHQTLELPTGDSYLQLQLIRHQEGTSCTKSRAHLILPDTGS, from the coding sequence GTGAAAAAGACTCGGCTGCCCCTTTCTTCCCCGCTGTCCATGTCGATCGTTTTGGTAGCCCTCACACTTTTCTCCTTATCCGCTTGCCAAACTCTCCAGGGGTCACTCCCCTCCAATGGAGAACGAACCCGAATATCGGGCAAACTGATCTCGGAGGGGCTTCCAATCAATCACGCAACCATTTTCCTGAAGGGAAGCGGCACCCGAACCAATCGGGAACTCCTCACAAGAGCCGACGGTTCGTTTGAAGCGGATCTTTTGCCGGGACATTATGCCCTTTCAACACAGCCGGTTGGCTACTGCCCCATCAAGGGATCGATCAATGTTCCTAAAAACCCCGGTCAGCCAGTGCCGCTGAGAATTGAGCTTGTCAGAGTCTCTTTCATCCACTGCGGTCAGGGAACCATCATCCTGTCCGGGAAAGCGATCGACAACGAAGGAAAACACCTGACGAAACCAGCCCTTCTATCCGGGATCATCAACGGTCTTTCCGCCCCGAAGTCCGGGACGGCTTCTCCAACGCTGAGCTTTTTTCTGACAGCGGAAGGGCCGGGAGAAACCACAAGGGAGATCTCTCTTGATCCGACAGGACGCTTCATCGCCCCTCCCATGGTCGCCGGGCGTTATATCCTGGACCTTGTCTTTTCAGGATTCTGTCCTGTTCACCAGACACTCGAACTTCCGACAGGGGATTCCTATCTTCAGTTGCAGCTGATCCGTCACCAGGAAGGAACCTCGTGCACGAAATCCCGGGCCCATCTCATATTACCGGATACCGGTTCCTGA
- a CDS encoding DMT family transporter, with protein sequence MRTPHGRLLVLYVLFLVGFARTGFNRWKRDVKKRFSTLVGGYWAIALTTLIWGFHYVVLYEPLRMLTPRHFLTLRFGWGAILLLLLGPRLFSLLKELTLGQWSGLAFLAFLSTVSYQISFFKAVSLLDPLTISLILSLGPLILAVFGHIGAGERYKKSQWGGMLVVFMGTAVLVGGGAPVGSGPFWLTGLLWGALCLFLFVLQTLWSRRLLRTLPPLTVTVLPILIGGLFIALSSPKELLLSPDERVPVVYFALFYTIGIALYLAYFLWNRALSVLGSTRTSFLVNGQPIVTALGAIIFLGKPLSFHQVAGGLLMLSGYALFFVPEFLDKPLPLGDALDVASNGESMPQ encoded by the coding sequence GTGCGGACTCCCCATGGACGTCTGCTTGTCCTCTATGTTCTCTTTCTGGTGGGCTTTGCCCGGACCGGATTCAATCGATGGAAGAGGGATGTGAAAAAAAGATTTTCAACGCTTGTCGGCGGGTATTGGGCAATCGCCTTGACGACCCTGATCTGGGGTTTTCATTATGTCGTTCTGTATGAACCTTTAAGAATGCTTACTCCCCGACATTTTTTGACGTTGCGTTTTGGTTGGGGAGCCATTTTGTTGCTTCTTCTTGGCCCCAGACTTTTTTCCCTGCTGAAAGAGCTCACATTGGGTCAATGGTCCGGTTTGGCCTTTTTGGCGTTCCTGTCGACCGTTTCCTATCAGATTTCTTTTTTTAAAGCGGTCTCTCTCCTTGATCCCCTCACGATTTCACTCATTTTGTCGCTTGGCCCCTTGATTTTGGCTGTATTTGGGCATATCGGTGCAGGCGAGCGTTACAAAAAGAGTCAATGGGGCGGGATGCTGGTGGTTTTTATGGGGACAGCCGTTCTCGTTGGCGGAGGTGCTCCCGTCGGAAGCGGACCATTCTGGTTGACCGGATTATTATGGGGGGCTCTTTGCCTTTTTCTGTTTGTCCTTCAGACTCTTTGGTCCAGAAGACTTCTCCGGACGCTCCCGCCGTTGACGGTGACCGTCCTGCCGATCCTGATCGGAGGACTGTTCATCGCCCTGTCCAGCCCGAAAGAACTGCTTCTCTCTCCAGACGAAAGAGTTCCGGTCGTTTATTTCGCCTTGTTCTATACGATTGGCATCGCGCTTTATCTGGCCTATTTCCTCTGGAACCGGGCCCTTTCCGTCCTGGGAAGCACCCGAACGAGTTTTTTGGTCAATGGGCAGCCCATTGTAACGGCTCTGGGCGCAATTATTTTTTTGGGAAAGCCTCTCTCCTTCCATCAGGTCGCTGGAGGACTTTTGATGCTGTCTGGCTATGCCCTGTTTTTTGTTCCGGAGTTTCTGGATAAGCCGCTCCCGCTCGGAGATGCTCTTGACGTGGCATCGAACGGGGAGAGCATGCCCCAATAA
- a CDS encoding phospholipase D-like domain-containing protein, protein MNSSTQKKSVTNPLTSVHHSPRHETRQGDKETGPLRIASTLVAFLLLFPGMLSVASASSFFEGSPKMGEHYSPSENLEKIDIAILKKAKKSIDIAMYAFTDRNLSGVLLQEAQKGVKIRIYRDRTQIHDHGDQSQKLLNQPGIEIRIKRNGRSNIMHLKSYIVDGRILRTGSANWSPPGEGAACRRYSCGHRLQQDNNLFLTEDPIMAKQFVKEFDHLWNRPNNMRHFPKAKHRRRKYD, encoded by the coding sequence CCACTCAAAAGAAATCCGTTACAAACCCGTTGACATCCGTTCATCATAGTCCCCGACATGAAACACGACAAGGGGATAAGGAAACGGGTCCGCTCCGGATAGCCAGCACGCTCGTTGCTTTTCTCCTTCTTTTTCCCGGAATGCTCTCCGTTGCATCGGCAAGCTCCTTTTTTGAGGGATCCCCGAAAATGGGAGAGCACTATTCCCCGTCGGAAAATCTTGAAAAGATCGATATCGCAATCCTCAAAAAAGCGAAAAAATCCATTGATATCGCAATGTATGCCTTTACCGACAGGAATCTCTCGGGAGTACTCCTTCAGGAAGCCCAAAAAGGGGTCAAAATCCGGATTTACCGTGACCGGACACAAATACACGACCATGGAGACCAGAGTCAAAAACTGCTTAACCAACCTGGAATAGAGATCCGCATCAAACGAAACGGAAGAAGCAACATCATGCATCTGAAGTCCTACATCGTCGATGGCAGGATCCTGAGGACAGGATCGGCCAACTGGTCTCCCCCCGGAGAAGGAGCCGCATGCCGGCGTTATTCCTGCGGTCACAGGCTCCAGCAGGACAACAACCTATTTCTCACGGAAGACCCGATCATGGCAAAACAGTTTGTGAAAGAATTTGACCATCTCTGGAATCGACCAAACAACATGAGACACTTCCCCAAAGCCAAACACCGCAGGAGAAAATACGACTGA